A part of Larkinella insperata genomic DNA contains:
- a CDS encoding YtxH domain-containing protein codes for MKSNFSGLVVAILTGAALGLLLAPRSGKDTRKKITNDSDKFLKDLQDTITNGFNSIRSQYEDTKDSLTSKYNDAVDTVASRSKDAIQQAERNSKY; via the coding sequence ATGAAATCGAATTTCAGTGGACTCGTAGTTGCAATATTAACAGGGGCTGCCCTGGGTTTATTATTAGCTCCCCGTAGCGGTAAGGATACCCGTAAAAAGATCACGAATGACTCTGACAAATTCCTCAAAGATTTGCAGGATACAATCACAAACGGGTTCAACAGTATTCGCAGCCAATATGAAGACACTAAAGATTCATTGACTTCGAAATACAACGATGCAGTTGACACCGTAGCTTCACGTTCGAAAGATGCCATCCAACAGGCAGAACGGAACTCCAAATACTAA
- a CDS encoding response regulator: MKILVVEDEPKLASFVKKGLEEQSFEVDVAYDGQIGRNMALSVNYDVIVLDVNVPKMNGYDLAKSLRSENIKTPILMLTAMGSLDNKVAGFEAGADDYLVKPFEFRELLARLRALSKRTIDTSMQANLLRVADLELDLNEKIARRGGKRIELTAKEFALLEYLMRNRNRVVSRIDIAEKVWDIHFDTGTNVIDVYVNFLRKKVDKDFPVKLIHTVIGMGYMLKEE, from the coding sequence ATGAAAATTTTGGTGGTAGAAGACGAACCTAAACTCGCTTCATTCGTTAAAAAAGGACTTGAAGAACAATCATTTGAAGTAGATGTAGCCTATGATGGTCAGATCGGGCGCAACATGGCTTTAAGCGTTAATTACGATGTGATCGTGCTGGATGTGAACGTTCCGAAAATGAACGGCTATGATTTGGCCAAATCCCTTCGCTCGGAAAATATCAAAACACCGATCCTGATGCTGACAGCGATGGGCTCACTCGATAATAAAGTAGCGGGGTTTGAAGCCGGCGCGGATGATTACCTCGTCAAACCATTTGAATTTCGGGAACTGCTTGCCCGGCTGCGGGCCTTGAGCAAACGGACTATCGATACCAGCATGCAGGCGAACCTGCTCCGGGTAGCCGATCTGGAGCTCGACCTAAATGAAAAGATCGCCCGGCGGGGGGGAAAGCGCATCGAGCTGACCGCCAAAGAATTCGCACTTCTGGAGTACCTGATGCGCAACCGCAACCGGGTTGTTTCGCGCATCGATATTGCCGAGAAAGTGTGGGATATTCATTTCGATACCGGTACCAACGTAATTGATGTCTATGTAAATTTTCTACGCAAAAAAGTTGATAAAGATTTCCCCGTTAAGCTGATTCACACGGTAATCGGTATGGGATATATGTTGAAAGAAGAGTAG
- a CDS encoding porin family protein, whose product MKKLFVNLLFSSALISSLTVLDAAAQTTPRTGIKGGLNASTLYLDNVEDRNERIGFHVGVFTQIPVSNFFAIQPELQYSMKGVSADYNLFGASGRNKFNLNYVELPVLATFKLGNAVDLQVGPYASYLVSSKVASEGDLGSDYRNINRDNFNKLDYGLAGGLNIYFGTVLLGLRYGQGLQPVAKDGAARLVMGNAKNAVGQVSIGFAIK is encoded by the coding sequence ATGAAAAAGTTGTTTGTCAATCTGTTGTTTTCTTCTGCACTGATCAGCAGTTTAACCGTTTTAGATGCTGCTGCCCAGACGACACCCCGCACCGGAATTAAAGGCGGTTTAAATGCTAGCACATTATATCTCGATAATGTAGAGGATCGTAACGAACGTATCGGCTTTCACGTCGGTGTTTTTACGCAAATACCAGTAAGCAACTTTTTTGCTATTCAACCTGAATTACAATATAGTATGAAAGGCGTCTCGGCCGATTACAACCTTTTCGGTGCAAGCGGTCGAAACAAATTTAATTTAAATTATGTGGAGCTACCCGTTCTGGCTACGTTTAAACTGGGCAATGCAGTTGACCTGCAAGTCGGTCCGTACGCTTCGTATCTGGTTAGTTCAAAGGTTGCTTCTGAGGGGGATCTCGGTTCGGATTACCGCAACATCAATCGGGATAATTTCAATAAACTCGATTACGGTCTGGCCGGTGGTCTGAATATTTACTTTGGAACGGTTCTGCTGGGTCTGCGTTATGGGCAAGGCTTACAACCGGTAGCGAAAGATGGGGCAGCGCGTCTGGTGATGGGAAATGCAAAAAATGCCGTTGGTCAGGTTTCAATCGGCTTTGCAATTAAATAA
- a CDS encoding response regulator — MRGWQTGSQYKPVISNMMNTKRVLIVDDEADICLLLSGLLMRMGYQPTCANFLEEGRQRLAQQTYDAVFLDLSLPDGVGFELLSHIRTMADKTKVIMISAFDGIAERKRASQEGADYFIGKPFNRKTIEQALQYIQV; from the coding sequence ATGAGAGGCTGGCAAACCGGAAGTCAATATAAGCCGGTTATATCAAATATGATGAACACAAAGAGAGTTCTAATAGTCGACGACGAAGCAGATATATGTTTATTACTTTCCGGTTTGTTGATGCGGATGGGGTATCAGCCAACTTGTGCCAATTTTCTGGAAGAAGGCCGGCAGCGATTAGCACAGCAAACGTATGATGCTGTGTTTCTTGATTTAAGCCTGCCGGACGGTGTTGGGTTTGAGCTTTTGTCTCACATCCGAACCATGGCTGACAAAACCAAAGTAATCATGATTAGTGCTTTCGATGGAATTGCAGAGCGTAAAAGAGCGTCACAGGAAGGGGCCGATTATTTTATTGGTAAACCTTTTAACCGTAAGACCATCGAACAGGCTTTACAATATATCCAAGTTTAG
- a CDS encoding HAMP domain-containing sensor histidine kinase has product MNIRTRLTVLFALLVGSILLLFSLSIYYLFDQYREREFYERLRQNAFATAKLLENVEVSGITEEMLQQIEINYMSFYKGHVTIYLPNNRILHSTDSKQEPVTLQFLDQVRSGKEIFQRKGEVETLGVRYPDNHNRDLVVVATAIDRYGFTKLQSLRDILFFSCLGSMGIVLLAGWFFAGDALKPVSHIIDQVNAISATNIYARLHVGRPKDELAKLAVTFNEMLNRLEQAFILQKNFVSHASHELRTPLTVMIGQVEVALMQTRNETEYKQALESVLEEGNKMNKLVNGLLELARVNADAGTLSFKPVRIDEQLWQARSQLLKKNREYRIDIEYENLPGTEEELIIMGEESLLQMAFQNLIENGCKYSKDHAITVTLNVGPDHVQLTFTDHGYGIPPDDIPHLFEPFFRSETTSGIIGHGIGLALTQRIISIHKGHIRVDSEIGQGTRFGVTLPVRKTANVEKTIAFEVDE; this is encoded by the coding sequence ATGAACATCCGTACTCGCCTAACTGTACTTTTTGCGCTGCTGGTTGGTTCCATCCTCCTGCTGTTTTCGCTATCCATCTATTACCTGTTCGACCAATACCGCGAACGGGAGTTTTATGAACGGCTTCGACAGAATGCGTTTGCAACGGCCAAGTTGCTGGAAAACGTTGAAGTAAGCGGAATTACGGAGGAAATGCTGCAGCAGATTGAAATCAATTACATGTCCTTTTACAAAGGACATGTGACTATTTATTTGCCCAACAACCGCATCCTTCACTCCACCGATTCCAAACAGGAACCCGTTACGCTGCAGTTCCTGGACCAGGTCCGCAGCGGGAAAGAAATCTTTCAACGCAAGGGGGAAGTCGAAACCCTCGGTGTGCGGTACCCGGATAACCACAATCGGGATCTGGTCGTTGTGGCTACGGCCATCGACCGGTATGGCTTCACCAAGCTGCAATCGCTGCGGGACATCCTGTTTTTTAGCTGCCTGGGCAGTATGGGCATCGTTCTGCTGGCGGGCTGGTTTTTTGCTGGTGATGCGCTCAAACCCGTTTCACACATCATTGACCAGGTCAACGCCATCTCGGCTACCAACATTTACGCCCGGCTGCACGTTGGAAGGCCCAAAGACGAACTGGCAAAACTGGCGGTTACGTTCAACGAAATGTTGAACCGCCTGGAACAGGCTTTTATTCTTCAGAAGAATTTTGTTTCTCATGCTTCCCACGAACTCCGGACGCCCCTGACTGTGATGATTGGCCAGGTGGAAGTGGCGCTGATGCAGACCCGCAATGAAACAGAATACAAGCAAGCTCTGGAGAGTGTGCTGGAAGAAGGCAACAAGATGAACAAACTGGTGAACGGTCTGCTCGAACTGGCCCGGGTTAATGCGGATGCGGGTACGCTCTCCTTCAAGCCCGTACGCATTGATGAACAACTTTGGCAGGCCCGAAGCCAGCTGCTCAAAAAGAACCGGGAATACCGAATTGATATTGAATACGAAAATCTGCCTGGTACGGAGGAAGAGTTGATTATAATGGGTGAGGAATCACTCCTACAGATGGCTTTTCAGAACCTGATCGAAAACGGGTGTAAATACTCGAAAGACCACGCCATTACCGTAACGCTAAACGTAGGCCCCGATCACGTCCAATTAACGTTTACCGACCACGGCTACGGCATTCCGCCGGATGACATCCCGCATTTGTTCGAACCCTTCTTCCGCTCCGAAACAACCTCTGGCATCATCGGCCACGGCATTGGCCTGGCCCTCACCCAACGAATTATTTCCATTCACAAGGGTCATATTCGGGTCGACTCTGAAATCGGTCAGGGGACGCGCTTCGGAGTAACATTGCCGGTCCGAAAAACAGCCAATGTTGAAAAAACCATAGCTTTTGAAGTAGACGAATAA
- a CDS encoding YtxH domain-containing protein: protein MRSSRDFLLGFITGVVAGLLTAPKSGRESRQWIQDEADKRTKDLQDQWNKGVEQVKSQVDQVKSQVNQQVNQWTDKIQDKGSQNKDDFNNAVENVADKAHAGVDSAKQSIKAE from the coding sequence ATGAGAAGTTCAAGAGATTTTCTGTTAGGATTTATCACCGGCGTCGTTGCGGGCCTTTTGACAGCCCCGAAAAGTGGCCGGGAAAGCCGTCAGTGGATTCAAGACGAAGCTGACAAACGCACCAAGGATTTACAAGACCAGTGGAATAAGGGCGTTGAGCAGGTGAAGTCACAAGTCGACCAGGTTAAATCGCAAGTCAACCAGCAGGTGAACCAATGGACTGATAAAATCCAGGATAAGGGTAGCCAAAACAAAGATGACTTCAACAACGCCGTTGAAAACGTAGCTGATAAAGCCCACGCTGGTGTGGACTCCGCGAAGCAATCAATAAAAGCTGAGTAA
- a CDS encoding proton-conducting transporter transmembrane domain-containing protein has product MESAVLIFTALSSCGVFLFRSQTKYFFSLFLHTLLIVTASSWAFRALSTGGLMQFNLLEIVGLNLSANIDSLSAFFLAIISLTLLIGLLYANGYLKLYRKTLSDVRLSLHHLALLWLHISLILVNTLRDGAAFLAAWQLMTLSAFGLVVFEAQRKEILKTGFKYLLQMQIGFGLITAAFLIAKTNGAAFGFESLDTYFSSHGSLPVFLLFFLGFGIYAGFAPLHTWLPPTHLTAPSHVSGIMSSILTQMGIYGILRVLVSMHMDWLPVGLIIMTVSILTAFVGLRYTFTQQDSKKLLAYSSITHTGIIGIGIGAGVLGLAFNMPALAALGFTGGILHILTHALSKSLLFQSVGSIYRATHTRNFDQLGGLMNSMPKTSLLFSIGLLALCGIPPLTISISETLIYAGLLKGLAVDNALLHGLIWTIMLVLTLLIGWSLYGFTNVFRKVFLDAPRSEASVQAKEVSDDMILPKAIAGLSLLLMGLFPTVMLKMAEQVTSLFVTDLHPLDDVAPLLTYLGIAGVVLAGLTLWFFKIRGKIQKPVSLNYRQTNSFNKSKPAPEFG; this is encoded by the coding sequence ATGGAGTCTGCTGTCTTGATCTTTACGGCCTTAAGTAGCTGCGGAGTATTTTTATTCCGGTCGCAGACGAAATATTTTTTCAGTCTGTTTCTTCACACGCTACTCATTGTCACGGCTTCTTCCTGGGCGTTCCGGGCACTATCGACGGGCGGCCTGATGCAGTTCAACCTGCTCGAAATAGTGGGCCTCAATCTCTCGGCTAATATTGATAGCCTATCCGCTTTCTTTTTAGCCATCATCAGCCTCACCCTCCTGATCGGTTTGCTATACGCCAACGGCTACTTGAAACTATACCGTAAAACGCTGTCGGATGTGCGGTTGTCGTTGCATCACCTGGCGCTTTTGTGGCTGCATATCTCCCTGATTCTGGTCAATACCCTGCGCGACGGGGCCGCCTTTCTTGCCGCCTGGCAACTAATGACCCTGTCGGCCTTTGGCCTGGTGGTTTTTGAAGCCCAACGGAAAGAGATTCTGAAAACCGGCTTCAAGTACCTTCTGCAAATGCAAATCGGGTTCGGATTGATCACGGCGGCTTTCCTGATTGCCAAAACCAACGGTGCTGCCTTCGGCTTCGAGAGCCTCGATACGTACTTCAGTAGTCACGGTTCACTGCCGGTATTTCTGTTATTTTTTCTCGGATTTGGCATTTACGCCGGTTTTGCTCCGTTGCACACCTGGCTTCCGCCGACGCACCTGACGGCCCCCTCCCACGTTTCCGGTATTATGTCCAGCATCCTGACGCAAATGGGCATCTACGGTATTCTGCGGGTGTTGGTCTCGATGCACATGGATTGGCTTCCCGTTGGATTGATTATCATGACGGTATCTATCCTGACCGCTTTCGTAGGCCTCCGGTATACATTTACCCAGCAGGATAGCAAGAAATTACTGGCGTACAGCAGCATTACTCATACCGGTATCATCGGTATTGGAATTGGAGCCGGAGTGCTGGGCCTTGCTTTTAATATGCCCGCTTTGGCGGCTTTGGGCTTTACCGGGGGTATTCTCCATATTCTCACCCATGCCCTATCGAAATCACTGCTCTTCCAGAGTGTCGGCTCTATTTACCGCGCTACGCACACCCGTAACTTCGACCAATTGGGCGGGCTGATGAACAGTATGCCTAAAACTTCACTGTTGTTTTCAATCGGACTGCTGGCACTTTGCGGAATCCCTCCTCTTACTATTTCCATCTCCGAAACCCTGATCTATGCCGGACTACTCAAAGGGCTCGCGGTCGACAATGCCCTGCTGCACGGGTTGATCTGGACAATAATGCTGGTTCTAACTTTGCTGATTGGCTGGTCGCTGTACGGTTTTACCAACGTATTCCGGAAAGTATTTTTGGACGCGCCCCGGTCAGAAGCCTCTGTTCAGGCCAAGGAAGTTTCTGATGATATGATTCTGCCCAAAGCAATAGCGGGTCTGAGCTTGCTTCTAATGGGGCTGTTTCCCACTGTCATGTTAAAAATGGCCGAGCAGGTAACTTCGCTGTTTGTAACGGACCTGCATCCACTTGACGACGTTGCCCCCCTACTTACCTACCTCGGCATTGCCGGAGTGGTTCTGGCGGGATTGACACTGTGGTTCTTTAAAATTCGTGGCAAAATTCAGAAGCCGGTCAGCCTGAATTATCGACAGACAAACTCATTCAATAAATCCAAGCCGGCGCCTGAGTTTGGATAA
- a CDS encoding sigma-54-dependent transcriptional regulator — translation MERILIVDDNTDICLLLERFLSKQGYKTASVQRGDDALTLLRKDSFELVICDFKLPDVDGLEMLRRIKILDQTTAVIIITGYSDVRMAVQTVKHGAYDYVTKPLYPDEILYTIKSALDRRSQLVDSRSVAVVAADDHEDEMPEVSPVKPVARSPKTGTVINGGRRFIFGKSRAAEMLQKHIDLIAPTNMSVIITGETGTGKEFVANAIHQKSKRAGKPFVAIDCGALSKELAGSELFGHVKGSFTGATSDKMGSFEYANGGTLFLDEIGNLSYENQIKLLRVLQERKIRRIGSNTDILVDVRILVATNEDLREAVRQGRFREDIFHRLDEFRIELTPLRDRKADILLFAEHFLDIANEQLEKNVQGFDEEVKEKLKEYYWHGNLREIQNVVKRAVLLAQGDIITLDCLPFEIISPTYAIEDSGTVVSTVAPANNLKSVSENAERAAIIKVLEKTGYNKTKAAEVLNIDRKTLYNKLKAYDIHL, via the coding sequence ATGGAAAGAATCTTAATCGTTGACGATAATACGGATATATGCCTGCTTTTAGAACGCTTTCTGTCAAAACAAGGATATAAGACGGCTTCTGTTCAACGAGGAGATGACGCCTTGACTCTTCTGCGAAAAGACTCGTTCGAACTGGTTATCTGTGATTTCAAGCTGCCCGATGTGGACGGCTTAGAAATGCTGCGTCGCATTAAAATACTGGATCAAACTACCGCAGTTATTATCATTACGGGTTATTCCGATGTTCGGATGGCCGTGCAAACGGTTAAGCACGGAGCCTATGACTATGTGACCAAGCCGCTGTATCCGGACGAAATTCTTTACACCATCAAAAGTGCGCTTGATCGTCGCAGCCAGCTGGTCGATTCCCGCTCGGTGGCCGTTGTTGCCGCGGACGACCACGAGGACGAAATGCCCGAAGTGAGCCCGGTTAAACCCGTAGCCCGTTCTCCCAAAACGGGAACTGTCATTAATGGGGGACGGCGGTTTATTTTCGGTAAAAGCCGCGCTGCCGAAATGCTTCAGAAACACATCGATCTGATTGCTCCGACGAATATGTCGGTTATCATAACGGGTGAAACCGGTACGGGAAAAGAGTTTGTGGCCAATGCTATTCACCAGAAAAGCAAACGTGCTGGAAAGCCATTCGTCGCTATCGATTGCGGAGCGCTCTCTAAAGAACTGGCCGGTAGTGAACTTTTCGGGCATGTCAAAGGATCATTTACGGGGGCTACGTCCGACAAGATGGGGAGTTTTGAGTACGCTAATGGCGGAACCTTATTTTTGGACGAAATCGGTAACCTCTCCTACGAAAATCAGATTAAACTGCTGCGTGTTCTACAGGAACGCAAAATTCGTCGCATTGGAAGCAATACGGATATTTTAGTCGATGTGCGGATTCTGGTCGCAACCAACGAAGACCTGCGGGAAGCCGTTCGGCAAGGGCGCTTTCGGGAAGATATTTTCCACCGCCTGGACGAGTTCCGCATTGAATTGACCCCCCTGCGGGACCGTAAAGCCGATATTCTCCTTTTCGCGGAACATTTTCTGGATATCGCCAATGAACAATTGGAAAAGAATGTCCAAGGTTTTGACGAAGAAGTAAAAGAAAAACTGAAAGAATATTATTGGCATGGTAACCTTCGCGAAATTCAGAACGTCGTGAAGAGGGCCGTACTGCTGGCGCAGGGCGATATAATTACCCTGGATTGTCTGCCGTTCGAAATTATTTCACCCACCTACGCCATAGAGGATAGTGGTACGGTGGTATCGACGGTGGCTCCGGCAAATAATTTAAAATCCGTGTCGGAAAACGCAGAACGCGCTGCCATTATTAAAGTGCTTGAGAAAACCGGCTACAACAAAACGAAAGCTGCTGAAGTACTTAATATCGACCGGAAAACGCTTTACAATAAGCTTAAAGCTTACGATATCCATCTCTAA
- a CDS encoding MarC family protein: MLNFKEIISVTLILFSVIDVIGSLPIIIDLRRKVGKIESEKATLASALLMILFLYVGESILKLFGVDVSSFAVAGALIIFLLGLEMILGRNIFKSEEHSTGAAHIVPIAFPLIAGAGTMTTILSLKAEYATANILVGILINLVLIYIVLKSSEWIEHRIGPGGTDILRKVFGIILLAIAIKLFKNNF, from the coding sequence ATGCTGAATTTTAAGGAAATCATATCGGTTACACTCATCCTGTTTTCGGTTATTGATGTCATCGGGTCGTTGCCGATCATCATCGACCTGCGCCGAAAAGTTGGCAAGATCGAGTCGGAGAAAGCAACGCTGGCATCGGCGCTGCTGATGATCTTGTTTCTGTACGTCGGTGAATCCATTCTGAAACTGTTCGGGGTGGATGTGTCGTCCTTTGCCGTGGCGGGGGCGCTGATTATTTTTCTGCTGGGTCTGGAAATGATTCTGGGGCGAAACATCTTTAAATCCGAAGAGCACAGCACCGGGGCCGCCCACATTGTACCCATTGCGTTTCCGCTCATTGCCGGAGCCGGAACTATGACCACTATTCTGTCGCTGAAAGCCGAATACGCCACTGCCAACATCCTGGTGGGAATCCTGATCAACCTGGTACTGATTTACATCGTGCTGAAATCATCGGAGTGGATCGAACACCGCATCGGACCGGGAGGGACGGATATTTTGCGGAAGGTTTTCGGCATAATTTTACTCGCAATCGCTATTAAATTGTTTAAAAATAACTTCTAA
- a CDS encoding aminotransferase class V-fold PLP-dependent enzyme, translated as MITFYPGPSKVYPQVAEYAQEAVRSGVVSLNHRSAGFMDIVKETVRLLHEKLAIPAHYHIAFVSSATECWEIVAQSLTVTTSLHPYGGAFGRKWMEYAHRIKPMIMPGEADVLCVVQNETSNGTQVRMNTLAQFRREFSGLIAVDAVSSLGGLMFDWTLADVWFASVQKCLGLPAGLAVLVYSPNALKQAQIIDDRQYYNSLLFIHENIEKHQTPFTPNGLGIYLLMKVLQQVPPIAELDELIRTRAADWYRFVAEETPWKLLIENPEQRSDTVIAVQGSEAQIRAVKNAAQQGGITLGNGYGDWKSTTFRIANFPAIEDWEIDKLKSFLRTYRTDAEF; from the coding sequence ATGATTACATTCTATCCCGGTCCTTCCAAAGTCTATCCGCAGGTGGCCGAATACGCGCAGGAAGCCGTTCGGTCGGGCGTGGTGAGCCTAAACCACCGGAGCGCCGGTTTCATGGACATTGTGAAAGAGACGGTCCGGTTGCTGCACGAAAAACTGGCGATTCCGGCGCATTACCACATCGCCTTTGTTTCGTCGGCAACGGAATGCTGGGAGATTGTGGCGCAATCGCTGACGGTAACGACGAGTTTGCATCCGTACGGTGGGGCTTTCGGAAGGAAGTGGATGGAATACGCACACCGCATCAAACCGATGATTATGCCCGGCGAAGCCGATGTGCTGTGCGTGGTGCAGAACGAAACGTCGAACGGTACGCAGGTCCGGATGAACACGCTGGCCCAATTCCGGCGGGAGTTCAGCGGGCTGATAGCGGTTGATGCGGTTTCGTCGCTGGGTGGGCTGATGTTTGACTGGACGCTGGCCGATGTCTGGTTTGCGTCGGTTCAGAAATGCCTGGGTTTACCCGCCGGGCTGGCCGTGTTGGTTTATTCCCCCAACGCGCTGAAGCAGGCCCAAATTATCGACGACCGGCAGTATTACAACAGCCTGCTGTTTATTCACGAAAATATTGAAAAACACCAGACGCCCTTTACGCCAAACGGTCTGGGAATTTACCTGCTGATGAAGGTGTTGCAGCAGGTACCGCCTATTGCCGAGCTGGATGAATTAATCCGGACCCGGGCCGCCGACTGGTACCGGTTTGTGGCCGAAGAAACCCCCTGGAAGCTGCTGATCGAAAACCCGGAGCAACGCTCGGACACGGTAATTGCCGTTCAGGGAAGTGAAGCGCAAATCCGGGCGGTAAAAAACGCGGCCCAACAGGGCGGTATTACGCTGGGGAACGGCTATGGCGACTGGAAATCCACGACGTTTCGAATTGCCAACTTTCCCGCTATCGAGGACTGGGAGATTGATAAACTGAAATCGTTTTTACGGACCTATCGGACGGATGCTGAATTTTAA
- the aroQ gene encoding type II 3-dehydroquinate dehydratase has translation MKQILILNGPNLNLLGKREPEIYGSRTFVDYLKTIEQTFPDVQIRYFQSNHEGELIDKIHELGFTIDGIVINAGAYTHTSIALADALSAVTAPAVEVHISNVHAREAFRHHSYLSAKCKGVIVGLGLMGYDLAVRYLIGLGEQPAK, from the coding sequence ATGAAACAGATTCTTATTTTGAACGGACCCAACCTGAACCTGCTGGGCAAGCGCGAACCGGAGATTTACGGCAGTCGTACCTTCGTCGATTACCTGAAAACCATCGAGCAGACTTTTCCGGATGTACAGATTCGGTATTTTCAGTCCAACCACGAGGGCGAACTAATCGATAAAATTCACGAATTGGGCTTTACCATCGACGGCATTGTGATCAATGCCGGGGCTTATACCCATACGTCCATTGCCCTGGCGGATGCGCTGTCGGCGGTGACGGCCCCCGCGGTTGAAGTTCATATTTCCAATGTACACGCCCGCGAAGCGTTTCGGCACCACAGCTATTTATCGGCCAAGTGCAAAGGTGTTATCGTTGGGCTGGGCCTGATGGGATACGATCTGGCCGTACGGTATTTAATAGGTCTGGGCGAACAGCCCGCAAAATAG
- a CDS encoding response regulator, with amino-acid sequence MMSKQPTISILIADDDADDRMLIEQAFRENNLTAKLYFVEDGEELIDFLLQRDPYGSVTRPSLIILDLNMPRKNGIQALREIKANEQLRQIPIVVLTTSTAEEDILRTYDLGVSSYISKPFDYSTLLDITNTIKKYWIDTVSLPDDSTR; translated from the coding sequence ATGATGAGCAAGCAACCAACAATCAGTATATTGATCGCGGACGACGACGCTGATGATCGTATGTTGATCGAACAGGCTTTTCGCGAAAATAATCTGACTGCAAAGCTATATTTTGTAGAGGATGGAGAAGAGTTGATTGACTTTCTGCTGCAACGGGATCCCTATGGATCGGTTACGCGGCCCAGCCTGATTATTCTGGACTTGAACATGCCCCGGAAAAACGGCATTCAGGCCTTGCGTGAAATCAAGGCCAACGAACAATTGCGACAAATTCCTATCGTTGTATTAACAACGTCGACGGCCGAAGAAGATATCCTGCGCACCTATGATCTGGGCGTAAGTTCTTATATTTCGAAGCCATTTGATTACAGCACGTTGCTTGATATTACGAACACCATAAAAAAATACTGGATTGACACCGTTTCCTTACCTGATGACTCAACCCGATGA
- a CDS encoding lmo0937 family membrane protein yields the protein MGNLLYTVAVILIIIWALGFFGILGTGLAGNNLIHILLVIAIVAILLRVIRGRGV from the coding sequence ATGGGAAACTTGCTCTACACAGTCGCCGTTATTCTGATTATCATCTGGGCATTGGGCTTTTTTGGGATACTCGGGACGGGTCTTGCCGGCAACAACCTGATTCACATACTACTGGTGATAGCTATCGTTGCAATCTTGCTTCGCGTAATTCGAGGACGGGGTGTTTAA
- a CDS encoding nucleoside triphosphate pyrophosphohydrolase family protein: MQTPDSLNAVAEFHRTFHHPVLDQPQIPSETRCKLRVALLAEELKELEVAILEKDIVEVADALCDLQYVLAGAILEFGLGEKFKTLFDEVQRSNLSKACLTVEEAEATVQHYQEKGVECHYVESDGKYLVYRTVDNKTLKNVNYSPASLEALLK, from the coding sequence ATGCAGACTCCTGATTCATTAAATGCTGTTGCTGAATTCCACCGAACTTTTCACCATCCGGTGCTGGACCAACCCCAGATACCGTCTGAAACCCGCTGTAAACTCCGGGTGGCGTTGCTGGCCGAAGAGTTGAAGGAACTGGAGGTTGCTATTCTGGAAAAAGACATTGTTGAAGTGGCCGATGCACTCTGTGATTTGCAGTACGTCCTGGCCGGAGCGATTCTGGAATTCGGTCTGGGCGAAAAATTCAAAACGCTGTTCGACGAGGTGCAGCGCTCAAATCTCAGCAAAGCCTGCTTAACGGTTGAAGAAGCCGAAGCGACGGTGCAACATTACCAGGAAAAAGGCGTGGAGTGCCACTACGTTGAATCCGACGGCAAATACCTGGTCTACCGGACGGTCGATAACAAGACGCTGAAAAATGTCAACTATTCACCGGCCAGTCTGGAAGCGCTTTTAAAGTAA